The following are encoded in a window of Lactobacillus panisapium genomic DNA:
- the prmA gene encoding 50S ribosomal protein L11 methyltransferase: MKLLIIKIETSHEIEDALSVYSQDVLHCLGTETRKRSDFEHAGWENDSTIVNLEEINDLPQDLEFYAYFREDSDRDKLLADFRQKLQELKGYGLDIGQAKISASYIEDKDWNTVWQKFYHVINFSRHLAIVPEWENYQPQFSDQKLINLDPGLAFGTGGHKTTQLAMMGLERTLTAPKSVIDVGTGSGILAIAASLLGANEVIGTDVSDEAVTAAQENVALNHLDNIQIKKANLLENIDGKFDIIVANILAEILLDLIPQLNDHLQKGGKVIFSGIDYLQLTKVEKALDNYDFKVELTMKQDRWVSLVIARKEQ; this comes from the coding sequence ATGAAATTATTAATTATTAAAATTGAGACTAGTCACGAAATAGAAGATGCACTCAGTGTATACAGCCAGGACGTCCTTCACTGCTTGGGAACAGAAACACGCAAGCGGTCTGATTTTGAACATGCCGGTTGGGAAAATGATTCTACCATTGTTAATCTGGAAGAAATCAACGATCTTCCTCAAGACTTAGAATTTTATGCGTATTTTAGAGAAGATTCAGACCGGGATAAATTACTCGCAGATTTTCGCCAAAAGTTACAGGAATTGAAGGGATACGGACTTGATATTGGTCAAGCCAAAATTAGTGCATCTTATATCGAAGATAAAGACTGGAATACAGTATGGCAAAAATTTTATCACGTTATTAATTTTTCCAGGCACCTGGCAATTGTTCCAGAATGGGAAAATTACCAACCCCAGTTTTCTGATCAAAAGCTAATTAATTTGGATCCAGGATTAGCTTTTGGTACTGGCGGCCATAAGACTACACAACTTGCTATGATGGGTTTGGAACGAACACTGACTGCTCCTAAAAGCGTAATTGATGTTGGAACTGGATCAGGAATTTTGGCTATTGCCGCTTCACTTTTAGGAGCTAACGAGGTAATTGGCACCGATGTTTCTGACGAAGCTGTCACGGCAGCTCAAGAAAATGTTGCCTTAAATCATTTAGATAATATTCAGATTAAAAAAGCAAATTTATTAGAGAATATTGACGGTAAATTTGATATTATTGTTGCTAATATTTTAGCGGAAATTTTACTCGACTTGATACCTCAGCTAAATGATCATTTGCAAAAAGGCGGAAAAGTTATTTTCTCCGGAATCGATTATTTACAGTTAACAAAGGTAGAAAAAGCCCTAGATAATTATGACTTTAAGGTTGAATTAACGATGAAACAGGATCGTTGGGTAAGTTTAGTAATTGCGCGAAAAGAACAATAA
- the ybaK gene encoding Cys-tRNA(Pro) deacylase, whose protein sequence is MAKKKNKIEKTLVEKILDRNKIPYHQAEFATHKDSGGVAQMDTSILNENEHLVYKTLVCSGNKTGVLVGVIPVTEHLSMKKLAKASGNKKCELLPLKDLEKTTGYVHGANTPIGIYFNHHFPIYLDQDMKKETEIAVSSGKVGRSVYLKPNDLQLVTHGTFCDLLE, encoded by the coding sequence ATGGCAAAAAAGAAAAATAAAATTGAAAAAACGTTAGTTGAAAAAATTTTAGATAGAAATAAAATTCCATATCATCAAGCTGAATTTGCTACACACAAAGACTCAGGTGGCGTTGCGCAAATGGATACTTCTATTCTAAACGAGAATGAACATTTGGTCTACAAAACACTTGTCTGTTCTGGTAATAAAACTGGAGTGTTAGTTGGAGTCATTCCTGTTACCGAACATTTAAGCATGAAAAAGCTAGCAAAAGCTTCTGGTAATAAAAAATGTGAACTCCTTCCATTGAAGGACCTTGAAAAAACAACTGGTTATGTTCACGGAGCAAACACGCCAATTGGCATCTACTTCAATCATCATTTTCCAATTTACCTAGACCAAGACATGAAAAAAGAAACTGAAATAGCGGTTTCTAGTGGAAAAGTCGGAAGAAGCGTCTACTTAAAACCAAATGACTTGCAATTAGTGACCCATGGTACTTTTTGTGATTTGCTTGAATAA
- a CDS encoding RelA/SpoT family protein, producing the protein MSKYAEMTHDQVIDTCKKYMNDEQIAFVEKAYEFAENAHKEQKRASGQPYIVHPTQVAGTLATLGLDPDTIAAGFLHDTVEDTEVTNDDIKNIFGKDVAFIVDGVTKLNKYEYKSHQEFLAENHRKMLIAMAKDIRVIMVKLADRLHNMHTLEHLRPDKQRRIASETMDIYAPLADRLGIGTIKWELEDLSFHYLNPKAYYRIVNLMSLKRSEREKYIQDAINTLKESLDGLGITYDIHGRPKHIYSIYKKMVNKHKDFNEIYDLLAVRVIVKTVKDCYAVLGAVHTKWKPMPGRFKDYIAVPKVNGYQSLHTTIIGPGGRPLEIQIRTEQMHEVAEYGVAAHWAYKRGNFSGVEQTSSNEKLDMVREILELKDETQDAGEFMKSVKSEIFSDRVYVFTPKGEVYELPKGSVTLDFAYEIHTQVGSHAVGAKVNGKLVPLDYKLKNGDVIDIMTQSNASPSRDWVDMVKTSRARNKIRRYFRNLDREHSIEQGEQMIADNLREQNFSPKEFMDKDHIEQLLQQLNYHTADEMFASVGFGDLSAISVVNRLTADIRHEDEKKRQKQLEEEILNSGQKAVSETNNSNSSAMKIKHKNGVMIQGISDLMLHLAKCCNPVPGDKIVGYVTKGRGVTIHRSDCRNIVHNDASQGRLIEVEWENVEENSAQAFNANIEVFGYNRSRLLSDVLTKLNSLTPNINNLSGKVNDENIAHIYATVAVNNSGQLDSILTKLRDIPDVYETRRADN; encoded by the coding sequence ATGTCAAAATATGCGGAAATGACGCATGATCAAGTAATTGACACCTGTAAAAAATACATGAATGATGAGCAAATTGCTTTTGTTGAAAAGGCATATGAATTTGCTGAAAATGCGCATAAAGAGCAAAAACGCGCGTCTGGTCAGCCTTACATTGTGCATCCCACGCAAGTGGCAGGGACCTTGGCCACTCTTGGACTTGACCCAGATACAATAGCTGCCGGCTTTTTACATGACACAGTCGAAGATACGGAAGTAACTAATGACGATATTAAAAATATCTTTGGTAAAGATGTTGCTTTCATTGTTGATGGCGTTACTAAGCTAAATAAATATGAATACAAATCGCACCAAGAGTTCTTAGCTGAAAATCACCGTAAAATGCTCATAGCAATGGCTAAGGATATCCGTGTCATTATGGTCAAGTTAGCTGATAGATTGCATAACATGCACACGCTAGAGCATCTACGGCCAGATAAACAACGACGTATTGCTTCAGAAACAATGGATATTTATGCTCCGTTAGCTGATCGATTAGGTATTGGTACTATTAAGTGGGAACTGGAGGATCTCAGTTTTCATTATCTTAATCCGAAAGCTTATTACCGGATCGTGAACTTAATGAGCCTAAAAAGAAGCGAGCGGGAAAAATATATTCAAGATGCAATTAATACATTAAAAGAAAGTTTAGATGGTTTAGGAATTACTTATGATATTCATGGTCGACCTAAGCATATCTATTCCATTTATAAAAAAATGGTTAATAAGCATAAGGATTTTAATGAAATCTACGATCTCTTAGCGGTTAGGGTAATTGTTAAGACTGTCAAGGATTGTTATGCAGTTTTAGGTGCCGTCCATACTAAGTGGAAGCCGATGCCCGGAAGATTTAAAGATTATATTGCCGTTCCTAAAGTAAACGGGTATCAATCACTTCACACTACAATTATTGGTCCCGGTGGCCGTCCACTTGAAATTCAAATTAGAACAGAACAAATGCATGAAGTGGCGGAATACGGTGTAGCTGCCCACTGGGCATATAAGCGCGGCAATTTCTCAGGAGTTGAGCAAACTTCCTCTAACGAAAAACTTGACATGGTACGAGAAATTCTTGAATTAAAGGATGAAACACAGGACGCTGGCGAGTTTATGAAGAGCGTCAAAAGTGAGATCTTCTCTGACCGTGTTTACGTGTTTACGCCAAAAGGTGAGGTCTACGAACTGCCCAAGGGCTCAGTTACGTTGGACTTTGCCTACGAGATTCATACTCAAGTAGGAAGTCACGCGGTTGGCGCTAAAGTGAATGGCAAATTAGTGCCACTAGACTACAAGTTAAAAAATGGTGATGTCATTGATATTATGACGCAATCCAATGCTAGTCCATCGCGGGACTGGGTGGACATGGTCAAAACTTCACGCGCTCGGAATAAAATCAGGCGCTATTTTAGGAACTTAGACCGAGAGCATAGCATTGAGCAAGGTGAGCAGATGATCGCGGATAATTTACGCGAGCAAAATTTCTCACCTAAGGAATTCATGGACAAAGACCATATCGAGCAACTATTGCAACAATTAAATTATCATACAGCAGATGAAATGTTTGCATCAGTTGGTTTTGGTGATCTTTCGGCTATCAGCGTGGTTAATCGCTTGACTGCCGACATTCGTCATGAAGATGAAAAAAAGCGCCAAAAGCAGCTTGAAGAAGAAATTTTAAATTCAGGCCAAAAGGCAGTTTCTGAAACAAATAATAGTAATTCCTCGGCTATGAAAATCAAGCATAAGAACGGTGTGATGATTCAAGGCATCAGCGACTTAATGCTGCATTTAGCCAAATGCTGTAATCCGGTTCCTGGTGATAAGATTGTCGGTTACGTTACAAAGGGCCGTGGGGTTACAATTCACCGTAGCGATTGTCGTAATATTGTTCATAATGATGCCAGTCAGGGACGTTTAATTGAAGTAGAATGGGAAAATGTTGAAGAAAATAGCGCACAAGCCTTTAACGCAAATATTGAGGTTTTTGGCTATAATCGCAGTCGTCTATTAAGCGATGTTCTAACTAAATTAAACTCACTAACGCCCAACATTAACAATCTTTCAGGTAAAGTTAATGACGAAAATATTGCTCATATTTATGCAACAGTTGCTGTCAATAATTCTGGTCAACTTGATAGTATCTTAACCAAGTTACGTGATATTCCTGATGTTTATGAAACTAGAAGGGCTGATAATTAA
- the citX gene encoding citrate lyase holo-[acyl-carrier protein] synthase, with protein sequence MTKTIFASGTKQSIEQVLADKDQRVNLQKKLFREFPHSVLLDVKLNIPGPIKNNQYLKQLFLTGIKTLEESLKKEHLSFKLMEKWDKPTGCENFYLVNGNRRAVKKTAVGFENQSQLTRLFDADVLVKNQQAALSRTDLDMPARKCFLCDRPAKDCARSRRHSVQELQEYISRIYYQQVK encoded by the coding sequence ATGACTAAAACTATATTTGCATCTGGAACAAAACAATCAATAGAACAAGTTCTTGCGGACAAAGATCAACGCGTTAATTTACAGAAAAAACTTTTTCGAGAGTTTCCGCATAGTGTTTTACTGGACGTTAAGCTTAACATACCTGGGCCAATTAAAAATAACCAGTACCTAAAGCAGCTCTTCTTAACAGGTATAAAAACTTTGGAAGAGTCACTCAAGAAAGAACACTTATCCTTTAAATTAATGGAAAAATGGGATAAGCCAACCGGATGCGAAAATTTTTATTTAGTAAATGGCAATAGGCGAGCCGTCAAAAAAACTGCAGTTGGCTTTGAAAACCAATCACAATTAACGCGACTTTTCGACGCTGATGTTTTAGTTAAAAACCAACAGGCAGCACTATCACGCACTGATTTGGATATGCCCGCTCGTAAATGCTTTTTATGCGATCGTCCAGCTAAAGACTGTGCTCGCTCACGACGTCATTCGGTACAAGAACTGCAAGAATATATTAGTCGGATTTACTATCAGCAAGTTAAATAA
- the citF gene encoding citrate lyase subunit alpha, giving the protein MENKVKRNLPDDLMTKMSLKPFEGVNIGNPDVQRVAPKVSVTTGENKVVESLEEVIKKTLKDGMTISFHHHFRNGDFAFNKVMDLIIKLGYKDLTLAPSSLTGVMNDKVIEAIKKGVITNITSSGMRGSLGDFVSHGGLKNPVIFRSHGNRARSIEEGEIKIDVAFLGVPVSDPAGNANGQEGDAVFGSLGYALVDAQYADKVVLLTDNIVDYPNTPASIKQTQVDYIVKVDQIGDADKIGSGATRFTKDPKELKIAQMVNQVIVNSPYYKQGFSFQTGSGGAALAVTRYLRQSMLDDNITASFALGGITKPTTDLLEEGLVNKVMDVQDFDKGAAASMAKNKNQQEIDASWYADPHNKGAVVNNLDVAILSALQIDTDFNVNVMTGSDGVIRGAIGGHQDAASAKMTIITAPLVRGRNATIVPSVETVVTPSDSIDVLVTERGIAINPKRQDLIAAFSKVPELKIVDIKDLQKMAEKQVGTPKPLEYTDRTVALIQYRDGTIIDTIKEVKD; this is encoded by the coding sequence TTGGAGAATAAAGTAAAACGCAATTTACCGGATGATTTAATGACAAAAATGAGTTTAAAACCATTTGAGGGTGTTAATATCGGTAACCCTGACGTTCAAAGAGTGGCTCCTAAAGTTAGTGTAACCACTGGCGAAAACAAAGTAGTTGAATCTTTAGAAGAAGTTATTAAGAAAACACTCAAGGATGGGATGACTATTTCTTTCCACCACCATTTTAGAAACGGTGATTTTGCCTTCAACAAGGTAATGGATTTAATTATTAAACTCGGTTATAAGGACTTAACCCTAGCACCATCTTCTTTAACCGGCGTTATGAATGATAAAGTAATTGAGGCAATTAAAAAGGGTGTCATTACGAATATTACTTCTTCAGGTATGCGTGGCAGTCTTGGTGACTTTGTTTCTCATGGTGGCCTGAAAAATCCAGTTATTTTTCGCTCACACGGTAATCGTGCACGTTCAATTGAAGAAGGCGAAATTAAGATTGATGTTGCCTTTTTAGGTGTTCCTGTATCAGACCCAGCTGGAAATGCTAACGGGCAAGAAGGTGATGCAGTCTTTGGTTCATTAGGCTATGCTTTAGTTGACGCACAATACGCAGATAAAGTTGTTTTACTTACTGATAATATTGTTGACTATCCTAATACGCCTGCATCAATTAAACAAACTCAAGTTGACTATATAGTAAAAGTTGATCAAATTGGTGATGCCGATAAAATTGGTTCTGGCGCTACCCGTTTTACCAAGGATCCTAAGGAATTAAAAATTGCGCAGATGGTTAACCAAGTGATTGTTAATTCTCCATATTATAAGCAAGGTTTTTCATTCCAAACTGGTTCTGGTGGTGCCGCTCTTGCTGTAACTAGGTATTTACGGCAATCGATGCTTGATGATAATATTACAGCTTCATTTGCATTAGGTGGAATTACCAAGCCAACCACTGATTTACTCGAAGAGGGACTAGTTAACAAGGTAATGGATGTGCAGGACTTTGATAAAGGTGCTGCTGCATCAATGGCTAAAAATAAAAACCAACAAGAAATTGATGCTTCTTGGTACGCTGATCCCCATAATAAGGGAGCAGTAGTTAATAATTTAGATGTTGCTATTCTGTCGGCCTTACAAATTGATACTGACTTCAACGTTAATGTAATGACTGGTTCGGATGGGGTAATTCGTGGTGCAATTGGTGGCCACCAAGATGCTGCCTCTGCCAAAATGACAATTATTACTGCGCCACTTGTACGTGGACGTAACGCAACGATTGTACCTTCGGTTGAAACTGTTGTTACTCCAAGTGACTCAATTGATGTTTTAGTTACTGAACGGGGAATTGCAATCAATCCAAAACGGCAAGATTTAATTGCTGCATTTAGCAAAGTACCAGAGCTTAAGATTGTTGATATTAAAGATTTGCAAAAGATGGCTGAAAAACAAGTAGGAACTCCAAAGCCATTAGAATATACTGATAGAACAGTAGCATTGATTCAATATCGTGATGGTACAATTATTGACACAATCAAAGAAGTAAAAGACTAA
- the citE gene encoding citrate (pro-3S)-lyase subunit beta — translation MTYVKNRLRRTMMFVPGNNPAMVKDAGIYGADSIMLDLEDAVSLTEKDAARMLVYNAIKTVDFGGAEIVVRINGQDTPFYDEDVKAMVKAGVDVIRLPKTESAAMIKKLVSDMEKAEQEYGVEKGSIGVMAAIESAKGVLNAPEIATSTPLMMGLAVSGEDYTADMHTHRYPDGRELEFARNMVLQAARAADVYAFDTVFSNMNDTEGFYRETNYIYELGYDGKSLVNPRQIPMVNKVFNPTKDEIENAQAVQNAIREAKAKGSGVISMNGKMVDKPVVEKANRVIETAKASNLIDEEGNYIGE, via the coding sequence ATGACTTATGTAAAAAACCGTTTGCGTCGAACCATGATGTTTGTACCAGGTAATAATCCTGCCATGGTTAAAGATGCTGGAATTTATGGTGCCGATTCAATTATGCTGGATCTAGAAGATGCTGTTTCTCTAACCGAAAAAGACGCTGCACGGATGCTTGTATATAATGCCATCAAAACTGTTGATTTCGGCGGAGCAGAAATAGTCGTTAGAATAAATGGCCAGGATACACCATTTTATGATGAAGACGTAAAAGCCATGGTTAAAGCTGGCGTTGATGTTATTCGGTTGCCAAAAACTGAATCTGCTGCAATGATTAAAAAATTGGTCAGTGATATGGAAAAAGCTGAACAAGAATATGGCGTCGAGAAAGGTTCAATCGGTGTAATGGCAGCTATTGAAAGTGCTAAGGGAGTTCTAAACGCTCCTGAAATTGCCACTTCTACGCCGTTAATGATGGGCTTGGCCGTTTCGGGTGAAGACTATACTGCTGATATGCATACTCATCGTTATCCTGATGGTCGTGAACTCGAATTTGCTCGGAATATGGTTTTGCAAGCAGCTCGTGCAGCTGACGTTTACGCGTTTGATACTGTCTTTTCGAATATGAATGATACGGAAGGCTTTTACCGCGAAACAAACTATATATATGAACTAGGTTATGATGGAAAATCACTGGTTAATCCAAGACAAATTCCAATGGTTAACAAAGTCTTCAACCCAACCAAAGATGAAATTGAAAATGCTCAAGCAGTTCAAAATGCAATTCGCGAAGCTAAAGCTAAGGGCTCTGGTGTAATTTCAATGAATGGCAAGATGGTTGATAAACCTGTTGTTGAAAAGGCTAATCGCGTAATCGAAACAGCCAAAGCGTCAAACTTAATTGATGAGGAGGGCAATTACATTGGAGAATAA
- a CDS encoding sugar-binding transcriptional regulator gives MTLLTDEQLANIAQDYFLSQLNIADISNKYNISRYLITKAIEEAKDKGIVKISISQSPKRSQKLENEFQRIFNLKEVYILEDLETKNQDNEVIVNYAAKQIQNYTKSAHLIGLTWGTLLKDIIDNFTEETRDDLTFIQLVGQAVNTSRRKNQLTQEAADKFNAKSLTFPAPLYSINPQVVKELKTEPYYEYFAKKFSEIDLLFASIGTVQSLESDQFFMDYYAENLLKNVDSLQIAGVIFGRPYDINGNFYKPIDSHICGISMADIMKIPTRFVVVKNRFKEDALLGALRSGVITHLVTNSGIAERVLRKNKSFI, from the coding sequence ATGACACTATTAACAGATGAACAATTAGCTAATATTGCACAAGATTATTTTTTAAGTCAACTAAATATTGCTGATATATCTAATAAATACAACATTTCACGTTACTTAATCACGAAAGCGATTGAAGAAGCTAAGGATAAAGGAATTGTCAAAATCAGCATTTCCCAAAGCCCAAAAAGGTCACAAAAGTTAGAAAATGAATTTCAGCGCATTTTTAATCTCAAAGAAGTTTATATTCTTGAAGATTTAGAAACGAAAAATCAGGACAACGAAGTAATTGTCAACTACGCGGCAAAACAAATTCAAAACTACACTAAATCTGCCCATTTAATCGGTTTAACTTGGGGTACGCTTCTCAAGGATATTATTGATAATTTTACTGAAGAAACTAGGGATGATTTAACTTTTATTCAGCTTGTTGGTCAAGCTGTCAATACCAGTAGACGAAAAAATCAGCTGACACAAGAGGCTGCAGATAAATTTAATGCTAAGAGCTTAACTTTTCCTGCCCCACTTTATTCAATTAATCCGCAAGTCGTAAAAGAGCTTAAAACTGAACCTTATTATGAATATTTTGCTAAGAAATTTTCTGAAATAGATTTGCTTTTTGCCAGCATTGGTACAGTTCAATCATTAGAATCTGACCAATTCTTCATGGATTACTATGCTGAGAATCTATTGAAAAATGTCGATAGCCTTCAAATTGCGGGCGTCATCTTCGGTCGACCATATGATATTAACGGTAACTTTTATAAACCAATTGACTCACACATTTGTGGTATCAGTATGGCAGACATTATGAAAATACCTACTCGTTTTGTTGTCGTTAAAAATCGCTTTAAAGAAGATGCATTGTTAGGAGCATTACGAAGCGGCGTAATTACTCATTTGGTCACAAATAGCGGTATTGCCGAACGCGTTCTACGTAAAAACAAGAGTTTTATTTAA
- the citD gene encoding citrate lyase acyl carrier protein, protein MEIKTVGVAGTLESSDIQIMISEGNEGIQIDLDSEVIKAYGDQIKKVITTTLQKYGIENAKVKATDKGALDCVIAARTLAAAQRATETSDKPELEVLQ, encoded by the coding sequence ATGGAAATTAAGACTGTTGGTGTTGCAGGAACATTAGAGTCCTCAGACATCCAAATCATGATTTCAGAGGGCAACGAAGGAATTCAAATTGATTTAGACTCAGAAGTTATCAAGGCTTATGGTGATCAAATCAAAAAGGTAATTACTACGACCTTACAAAAATATGGCATTGAAAATGCAAAAGTAAAGGCCACTGATAAGGGAGCTCTTGATTGTGTGATCGCAGCGCGGACACTTGCCGCTGCCCAAAGAGCAACTGAGACCTCGGATAAACCAGAATTGGAGGTATTGCAATAA
- the citC gene encoding [citrate (pro-3S)-lyase] ligase produces MDKIVDLYLKTPETYKKWQNFLLHHGLSNFNSREVNVIDHTLGLINEDGELVGTGSTANNVLKYIAVSNDDETTPGARFNQIITALQQYLFSQQIFHSFVFTKEKYSTSFAHLGFQELAHNESAAFLENGTPDINDFLAQIPRVKDQKKLQVAAIVMNANPFTLGHRQLVELASKENDLVYVFVVATDASLFKTNERMQLVKEGTRDLKNVLVVSGGDYMVSQSTFPAYFLKSADDLITVQTEIDALVFKNYVAPALTINRRYLGTEPFSRTTNFYNQSLIKTLSPDIEVKIVERFQADSQVITATKVRQLIKQDHLAEIKPLVPVSTMQFIINNKKDLQMRIKKGMNINGN; encoded by the coding sequence ATGGATAAGATCGTAGATCTTTATTTAAAAACACCAGAGACATACAAAAAATGGCAAAATTTTTTGCTTCATCATGGTCTATCAAATTTTAATTCCCGTGAAGTCAACGTGATTGATCATACTTTAGGTTTGATTAATGAAGACGGGGAATTAGTTGGTACCGGAAGTACAGCGAACAATGTCTTAAAGTACATCGCGGTTTCAAATGATGATGAAACAACTCCAGGTGCTCGTTTCAACCAGATAATTACTGCTTTGCAGCAATATCTCTTTAGTCAACAGATTTTTCATAGCTTTGTTTTCACCAAAGAAAAGTATTCTACAAGTTTTGCTCATTTAGGATTTCAAGAACTCGCTCATAATGAGTCAGCCGCTTTTTTAGAAAATGGGACGCCAGATATTAATGATTTTTTAGCACAAATTCCTCGGGTTAAAGACCAAAAAAAACTGCAAGTGGCAGCAATTGTCATGAATGCAAACCCTTTTACGCTTGGTCATCGTCAACTCGTTGAATTAGCAAGTAAAGAAAATGATTTGGTTTATGTTTTTGTTGTGGCTACAGATGCTTCGCTCTTTAAAACCAATGAAAGAATGCAGCTGGTAAAAGAGGGGACAAGGGATTTAAAAAATGTCCTTGTCGTCAGTGGTGGAGACTATATGGTTTCCCAGTCGACATTTCCAGCTTATTTCCTAAAATCGGCCGATGATTTAATTACTGTTCAGACTGAAATTGATGCCTTAGTTTTTAAAAACTATGTTGCTCCCGCTCTAACAATTAACAGAAGATATTTAGGAACAGAACCATTTTCGCGAACAACTAATTTCTATAATCAAAGCCTGATAAAGACTTTAAGTCCTGATATCGAAGTTAAAATTGTTGAACGTTTCCAAGCAGATAGTCAGGTAATAACAGCAACAAAAGTGCGGCAGCTAATTAAGCAAGACCACTTAGCAGAAATAAAACCTTTGGTTCCAGTTAGCACAATGCAATTTATTATTAACAACAAGAAAGATTTACAAATGCGAATAAAGAAAGGAATGAATATCAATGGAAATTAA